One genomic window of Halovivax cerinus includes the following:
- a CDS encoding ZIP family metal transporter produces the protein MGPLGWILLTTLLISLFAWIGVFTLFLADHLVERLLLWLVAFAAGALLGGAFFHLLPRAIRSHGSLHTRGLFVALVVGFAFFYVLEQFIHWHHHHGTDHEHEPVTYLVLVSDSLHNFIDGLVIAGAFLIDVEVGFVTAFAIALHEIPQEIGDFGILVYGGFEKVRALAINFATALTVVLGGLVGYALSGVVGEPPVALLTFAAGNFIYIASSDLIPEINAEAEVRNRLGYFVVFVAGLGVMYGIALLGHSH, from the coding sequence ATGGGTCCGCTCGGCTGGATACTCCTTACGACGCTGCTCATCAGCCTGTTCGCCTGGATCGGCGTCTTCACGCTCTTCCTGGCAGACCACCTCGTCGAGCGCCTGCTCCTGTGGCTCGTCGCGTTCGCCGCCGGCGCGCTGCTCGGGGGCGCCTTCTTCCACCTGCTCCCGCGGGCGATCCGCTCGCACGGCTCGCTCCACACGCGGGGGCTGTTCGTCGCCCTCGTCGTCGGCTTTGCCTTCTTCTACGTGTTGGAGCAGTTCATCCACTGGCACCACCACCACGGCACCGACCACGAACACGAACCGGTGACCTACCTCGTGCTGGTCTCGGACTCGCTGCACAACTTCATCGACGGGCTCGTCATCGCCGGCGCGTTCCTCATCGACGTGGAAGTCGGGTTCGTCACCGCGTTCGCGATCGCGCTACACGAGATCCCCCAGGAGATCGGTGACTTCGGCATCCTCGTCTACGGCGGGTTCGAGAAGGTGCGCGCGCTCGCCATCAACTTCGCGACCGCGCTCACGGTCGTCCTCGGCGGCCTCGTCGGCTACGCGCTCTCCGGCGTCGTCGGCGAACCCCCGGTCGCGCTCCTCACGTTCGCTGCTGGTAACTTCATCTACATCGCGAGCTCGGACCTGATCCCGGAGATCAACGCCGAGGCCGAGGTTCGCAACCGACTCGGCTACTTCGTCGTCTTCGTCGCCGGCCTCGGCGTGATGTACGGGATTGCCCTGCTCGGCCACAGTCACTGA
- a CDS encoding BlaI/MecI/CopY family transcriptional regulator, translating to MSEDESDTGLRDRQTTGEDRVRMVARQLSEPRTANWIAAEADWSHGPTRRVLERLVEDGILHRDDAGTHATYYPDYRRQAMQESMRLRDGDHTVEELTDRLAEMKARIRAWQAEFDVESPNHLRGTIADDALDTDEEDRRREIAGEWDHLQRRIEIVGFAVREWDFLAPTTEPAGADRNGISGTCPQ from the coding sequence ATGAGCGAAGACGAATCGGACACGGGACTACGAGACCGGCAGACCACCGGTGAGGACCGCGTGCGGATGGTCGCCCGGCAGTTGTCGGAGCCCCGGACGGCAAACTGGATCGCCGCCGAAGCGGACTGGTCGCACGGGCCTACCAGGCGCGTCCTCGAACGACTCGTCGAGGACGGGATCCTCCACCGCGACGACGCCGGCACGCACGCGACGTACTACCCAGACTACCGTCGGCAAGCGATGCAGGAGTCGATGCGGCTTCGAGACGGCGACCACACCGTCGAGGAACTCACCGACCGGCTCGCCGAGATGAAGGCCCGGATCAGAGCGTGGCAGGCCGAGTTCGACGTCGAATCGCCGAACCACCTTCGCGGCACGATCGCCGACGACGCGCTCGACACCGACGAGGAGGACCGCCGCCGCGAGATCGCCGGCGAGTGGGACCATCTGCAACGACGCATCGAAATCGTCGGGTTCGCCGTCCGCGAGTGGGACTTCCTGGCTCCAACGACTGAGCCCGCCGGGGCGGACCGAAACGGGATATCCGGTACCTGCCCACAATGA
- the hemH gene encoding ferrochelatase, with protein METGIVLCNFGEPATPDRETVLDYLTRIFFDNADLEDAESEAAARDRSRELAERRLPSIMAEYEEIGGSPLQDQAVAQADALAERLDSRGHDVTVRHAMQFTEPLIPDVAAELAEDGVEEVVALPIYPLCGPSTTVSSIDALESAVEELDGYDPEFASVTGWHRVPAYNRLRADGIAAYTEEADVDLQDPDTAFIFSAHGTPTKYLEAGSRYDEYVEEHAAAVARLLELDDYHIGYQNHANRGIEWTAPETEEVVENLGDEADRVVVEPMSFMHEQSETLAELDVDLAEDAADVGLDLYRVPIPHDDPRFADLLADLLEPFCAGFDPAYYQLRQCECRPEPGTYCLNAGMRTETR; from the coding sequence ATGGAAACCGGGATCGTCCTGTGCAACTTCGGCGAACCGGCGACGCCCGACCGCGAGACCGTGCTCGACTATCTGACGCGGATCTTCTTCGACAACGCGGACCTGGAGGACGCCGAGTCGGAAGCGGCAGCCAGGGATCGTTCGCGCGAACTCGCGGAGCGACGACTCCCGAGCATCATGGCGGAGTACGAGGAGATCGGCGGCTCGCCGCTTCAGGACCAGGCGGTCGCTCAGGCCGACGCGCTGGCCGAGCGCCTCGACTCGCGCGGCCACGACGTGACCGTCCGCCACGCGATGCAGTTCACCGAGCCGCTGATCCCCGACGTCGCCGCCGAACTCGCCGAAGACGGCGTCGAGGAGGTCGTCGCCCTCCCCATCTACCCGCTGTGTGGCCCCTCGACGACCGTCTCGTCGATCGACGCGCTCGAATCGGCGGTCGAAGAACTCGACGGCTACGACCCTGAATTCGCCTCGGTCACCGGCTGGCACCGCGTTCCGGCGTACAACCGCCTGCGAGCGGACGGCATCGCCGCGTACACCGAGGAGGCCGACGTCGACCTGCAGGACCCCGACACCGCGTTCATCTTCTCGGCCCACGGCACGCCGACGAAGTACCTGGAGGCCGGCAGCCGCTACGACGAGTACGTCGAGGAACACGCGGCCGCGGTCGCCCGCCTGCTCGAACTCGACGACTACCACATCGGCTACCAGAACCACGCCAACCGGGGCATCGAGTGGACCGCCCCCGAGACCGAGGAGGTCGTCGAGAACCTCGGCGACGAGGCCGACCGCGTCGTCGTCGAGCCGATGAGCTTCATGCACGAACAGTCCGAGACGCTCGCCGAACTCGACGTCGACCTCGCGGAAGACGCCGCCGACGTCGGACTCGACCTCTACCGGGTCCCGATTCCCCACGACGACCCGCGCTTCGCCGACCTGCTGGCCGACCTGCTCGAACCCTTCTGTGCGGGTTTCGATCCAGCGTACTACCAGCTCCGCCAGTGTGAGTGTCGGCCCGAACCCGGAACCTACTGCCTGAACGCCGGGATGCGGACGGAAACGCGATAG
- a CDS encoding MSCRAMM family adhesin SdrC — MPTFGSSRRQLLLASGTLVAATLSGCSDLEGDDSNAGDEPQSDGGSTVTEDSADDTDSDGTATQEGEADSDGEDESTADEPADLDLREANVVDVTVEPTDETGAYRFDVTLHHDDDGEDGYANWWQVERRNGERLGRRELTHAHSQQPFTRSATIEIPEAASCVVVRGHDETHGYGGRAMLVAIESGETRVVDQGVEAQSVEETDCP; from the coding sequence ATGCCCACCTTCGGCTCATCCCGACGACAGCTCCTTCTGGCGTCCGGGACGCTCGTGGCCGCGACCCTTTCCGGGTGTAGCGACCTCGAAGGTGACGATTCGAACGCGGGGGACGAGCCGCAGAGTGACGGTGGATCGACCGTTACGGAAGACTCGGCCGACGACACCGATTCGGACGGGACAGCTACCCAGGAGGGTGAGGCCGATTCGGACGGCGAAGATGAGTCCACGGCGGACGAGCCTGCTGACCTCGATCTCCGCGAGGCGAACGTGGTCGACGTGACCGTCGAACCGACCGACGAGACTGGGGCGTACCGATTCGACGTCACGCTACATCACGACGATGACGGCGAGGACGGCTACGCGAACTGGTGGCAGGTCGAACGCCGCAACGGCGAACGACTGGGCCGTCGCGAACTCACGCACGCTCACTCCCAGCAGCCGTTTACCCGCTCGGCGACCATCGAGATTCCGGAAGCGGCCTCCTGCGTCGTCGTCCGCGGACACGACGAGACGCACGGCTACGGTGGTCGCGCGATGCTGGTGGCCATCGAGTCGGGCGAGACGCGAGTCGTCGATCAAGGTGTCGAAGCGCAGTCGGTCGAAGAGACGGACTGTCCCTGA
- a CDS encoding bile acid:sodium symporter family protein: MEAPTVTALVNGVTIGFVLATMLSMGLALTPDEILASLAQRRLMAKSLLVNLAVVPLLAFAFVLAIPMATSHAVGLLVIAIAPGAPFGPKLAEISDSDVAFASGLMAVLGVGSVATIPITVALLMPAGVAADPIGIARIVVLTQLVPLLGGLWVAARSPSVAAAVHPPIQRLSTVLLVGLVALLTVAYAGEMRQLVGTGTPLVSLVVIGASILLGYALGGPATGAREVLATTTASRNVAIALLVATTSFSDPGVLAMIVAFGLLSLVVSAPVAGWWGRGSAS; the protein is encoded by the coding sequence ATGGAGGCGCCCACGGTCACCGCGCTCGTCAACGGCGTGACGATCGGGTTCGTCCTCGCGACGATGCTCTCGATGGGGCTCGCACTGACGCCGGACGAGATCCTCGCGTCGCTGGCACAGCGCCGGCTTATGGCGAAATCGCTGCTCGTGAACCTCGCGGTCGTACCCCTCTTGGCGTTCGCGTTCGTCCTCGCGATCCCGATGGCGACCAGCCACGCCGTCGGGCTTCTGGTGATCGCGATCGCGCCGGGGGCACCCTTCGGTCCGAAGCTCGCCGAAATCTCGGACAGCGACGTCGCGTTCGCGAGCGGGCTGATGGCCGTGCTGGGCGTCGGTTCCGTCGCGACGATCCCGATCACGGTCGCGCTCCTCATGCCGGCAGGCGTCGCTGCCGATCCGATCGGTATCGCTCGCATCGTGGTCCTCACCCAGCTCGTCCCGCTGCTCGGCGGGCTGTGGGTCGCGGCGCGCTCGCCGTCCGTCGCGGCCGCCGTCCACCCGCCGATCCAGCGACTCTCGACCGTCCTCCTGGTCGGCCTGGTCGCCCTCCTGACGGTCGCGTACGCCGGTGAGATGCGCCAACTCGTCGGTACCGGAACGCCGCTCGTCTCGCTCGTCGTGATCGGCGCCTCGATCCTGCTCGGGTACGCGCTGGGCGGGCCCGCGACGGGGGCACGGGAAGTCCTCGCGACGACGACTGCGTCGCGAAACGTGGCCATCGCCCTGCTCGTCGCCACGACGAGCTTTAGCGACCCGGGCGTGCTCGCGATGATCGTCGCGTTCGGCCTCCTCAGCCTCGTGGTCTCGGCGCCCGTCGCCGGGTGGTGGGGCCGAGGAAGTGCGTCGTGA
- a CDS encoding metal-dependent hydrolase, translated as MMASTHALLGMALALPVVVGAPELAPVAILAGLVGGLLPDVDLYVGHRRTLHYPVYGWLAAIPAIAAALVAPSAVTVGLAIALTAAALHAATDVAGAGLELRPWEGGSDHAVYSHYHDRWLTARRWVRYDGSPEDLGLASVAGVAVIGLAAEPAGPIAWGPVGGLLAVSTVYVLLRKSLADLAVRLVRYVPASLTGHVPDRYLESSSAGSR; from the coding sequence ATGATGGCCTCGACGCACGCGTTGCTGGGGATGGCCCTCGCCCTTCCCGTCGTTGTTGGCGCACCCGAGCTGGCGCCGGTCGCGATCCTCGCCGGCCTCGTCGGTGGCCTCTTGCCGGACGTAGACCTCTACGTCGGTCACCGCCGAACCCTCCACTACCCCGTCTACGGCTGGCTCGCGGCGATTCCCGCGATCGCCGCCGCGCTGGTCGCCCCGTCGGCCGTGACGGTGGGCCTCGCGATCGCCCTCACCGCGGCCGCGCTCCACGCCGCGACCGACGTCGCCGGTGCCGGCCTCGAACTCCGACCCTGGGAGGGCGGCAGCGACCACGCGGTCTACAGCCACTACCACGACCGGTGGCTCACGGCCAGGCGCTGGGTCCGCTACGACGGCTCGCCGGAGGATCTCGGGCTCGCGAGCGTCGCCGGCGTCGCCGTGATCGGCCTGGCCGCCGAGCCCGCCGGCCCGATCGCCTGGGGCCCTGTCGGCGGCCTCCTCGCGGTCTCGACCGTCTACGTCCTCCTTCGCAAGTCGCTCGCCGACCTCGCCGTCAGGCTCGTCCGGTACGTCCCCGCCTCGCTCACGGGACACGTCCCGGACAGATATCTCGAATCGAGTTCGGCCGGGAGCCGGTAA
- the hemE gene encoding uroporphyrinogen decarboxylase gives MRDLFLRAARGERTERPPVWMMRQAGRYLPEYRELRADYSFLEAISTPDVAAEISLQPYERFDPDAVVMYSDILTVLEPLGFSYHLESGVGPVVENPVESPADADRTPEDVREHLPYVGELLSRLSDELGSDAATLGFTGGPFTLAAYTCQGEPSRSFMAVRRLRAEHPEAFERLLRAFTDVIADYVEFQVESGADAIQLFDTYAGLLSPADYREFLLPLHREIVEATDVPTIVFARNLSGNLDLLADTGADVVGLDWTVDVAAAREQLGDRPVQGNLDPALLYGDPDTVRERTLEIVDAAGEAGHILNLGHGVDRHTPVENVAAFFEAAQSVSR, from the coding sequence ATGAGAGATCTGTTTCTCCGGGCAGCTCGCGGGGAGCGCACCGAGCGGCCGCCGGTCTGGATGATGCGACAGGCGGGGCGCTATCTCCCCGAGTATCGCGAACTGCGTGCCGACTACTCCTTCCTCGAGGCCATCTCGACGCCCGACGTCGCGGCCGAGATCAGCCTCCAGCCCTACGAGCGGTTCGACCCGGACGCCGTCGTCATGTACTCGGATATCCTGACGGTGCTCGAACCGCTCGGCTTCTCGTATCACCTCGAATCGGGCGTGGGTCCGGTCGTCGAGAACCCGGTCGAGTCGCCCGCGGATGCGGACCGCACACCCGAAGATGTCCGCGAGCACCTCCCCTACGTGGGGGAACTCCTCTCTCGCCTCTCCGACGAACTCGGGTCGGACGCCGCGACGCTCGGGTTCACCGGCGGCCCGTTCACCCTCGCCGCCTACACCTGTCAGGGCGAGCCCTCGCGGAGCTTCATGGCCGTGCGTCGACTGCGTGCCGAGCACCCCGAGGCATTCGAGCGCCTCCTGCGCGCGTTCACCGACGTCATCGCCGATTACGTCGAATTCCAGGTGGAGTCGGGTGCCGACGCGATCCAGCTGTTCGACACCTACGCCGGCCTCCTCTCGCCCGCAGACTACCGCGAGTTCCTCCTCCCGTTACACCGCGAGATCGTCGAGGCGACCGACGTCCCGACGATCGTCTTCGCCCGGAACCTCTCGGGCAACCTCGACCTGCTCGCCGACACCGGCGCCGACGTAGTCGGCCTCGACTGGACGGTCGACGTCGCCGCGGCTCGCGAGCAACTGGGCGACAGACCGGTCCAGGGGAACCTCGACCCTGCGCTGCTCTACGGCGATCCCGACACCGTCCGCGAACGCACCCTTGAGATCGTCGACGCCGCCGGCGAGGCGGGCCACATCCTCAACCTCGGCCACGGTGTCGACCGACACACCCCGGTCGAGAACGTCGCGGCCTTCTTCGAGGCGGCGCAGTCGGTCTCGCGGTAG
- a CDS encoding potassium channel family protein, whose product MSLLRSRRTGYYLVLLGATTVVFTALYTYGMGAWEGRPRPWFRSLEVVFQSFTTTGYGEDAGWDTPQMNFLVILMQLAGIGLILTAADVFAAPWIRRALTESLPTAAPDADDHVILCTYSSRGEAFLDELDSRGRDAVVVEADEARARDLHDAGRTVVHGDPESIDVLRDAGIERATALVSDAADDTSASIVLTAREAVSDIEVVTIVDDASVAHYHRIAGADDVLSPRQLLGESLAHHVPTSVTTVVEDSVELGGDLELVELSIDPGSDLCNRRAGEVELGDRFAVDVVGAWIGGTFESPIPPSAELNEDVRLLVAGAPDRIAALREEATSTIRSLSGRRVLVAGYGDAGAAAAAELEETAAAVTVIDREAGPEVDIVGDTREPDVFREAGVTDASAVIVAVNDDTTAIFTTLVVAELNPEAEILVRANDPESEPKLYRAGADYVQSLATVSGRMLASTVLDDETVLTFDTRIDLVRLPAGRLVGSTVVDADVRAETGCTVLAVGRDGEMITSFDPASFALEPDDEVVLAGTDESVHRFEETFLGE is encoded by the coding sequence ATGTCGCTGCTCAGGTCGCGCCGGACGGGGTATTACCTGGTGCTGTTAGGCGCCACCACGGTCGTCTTCACGGCCCTGTACACCTACGGAATGGGGGCGTGGGAGGGACGACCGCGCCCGTGGTTTCGCTCGCTCGAAGTCGTCTTCCAGTCGTTTACGACCACCGGGTACGGCGAAGACGCAGGCTGGGACACTCCCCAGATGAATTTCCTCGTGATCCTGATGCAGTTGGCCGGGATCGGGCTCATCCTCACCGCAGCGGACGTCTTCGCCGCGCCGTGGATCCGTCGAGCGCTCACCGAGTCACTTCCCACGGCCGCGCCCGATGCCGACGACCACGTGATCCTCTGTACGTACTCCTCGCGCGGCGAGGCGTTCCTGGACGAACTCGATTCACGTGGACGCGACGCCGTCGTCGTCGAAGCGGACGAAGCCCGTGCACGTGACTTACACGACGCCGGACGGACGGTCGTCCACGGCGATCCGGAGTCGATCGACGTCCTGCGCGACGCTGGCATCGAGCGAGCGACAGCCCTCGTCTCCGACGCGGCGGACGACACGAGCGCCAGTATCGTCCTCACCGCGCGAGAAGCCGTTTCCGATATCGAGGTCGTCACCATCGTCGATGACGCCAGCGTGGCCCACTACCACCGGATCGCCGGCGCGGACGACGTCCTCTCACCGCGCCAGTTGCTCGGCGAGAGCCTCGCGCATCACGTGCCGACCAGCGTGACGACGGTCGTCGAAGACAGCGTCGAACTCGGCGGCGACCTCGAACTGGTCGAACTCTCGATCGACCCCGGCAGTGACCTCTGTAACCGCCGCGCCGGAGAGGTCGAACTCGGCGACCGCTTCGCCGTCGACGTCGTCGGCGCGTGGATCGGCGGGACGTTCGAGAGCCCGATACCGCCGTCTGCCGAACTCAACGAGGACGTCCGGTTGCTGGTCGCCGGGGCACCGGACCGGATCGCCGCGTTGCGCGAGGAGGCGACGTCCACCATCCGATCGTTGTCTGGTCGGCGCGTCCTCGTCGCCGGCTACGGCGACGCTGGAGCGGCCGCCGCCGCGGAACTCGAGGAGACGGCAGCGGCCGTGACGGTGATCGACAGGGAAGCGGGCCCCGAAGTCGACATCGTTGGCGATACGCGGGAGCCCGACGTCTTTCGCGAGGCCGGCGTCACGGACGCGTCGGCCGTCATCGTCGCAGTCAACGACGACACGACGGCGATCTTCACGACGCTCGTCGTCGCGGAACTGAACCCCGAGGCCGAGATCCTCGTGCGGGCGAACGACCCGGAGAGCGAACCCAAGCTCTACCGGGCGGGGGCGGACTACGTGCAGTCGCTGGCGACCGTCAGCGGCCGGATGCTGGCCTCGACCGTCCTCGACGACGAGACGGTCCTCACGTTCGACACGCGGATCGACCTCGTCAGACTTCCCGCCGGACGGCTCGTCGGATCGACGGTCGTCGACGCCGACGTGCGCGCCGAGACCGGCTGTACCGTCCTCGCCGTCGGTCGGGACGGAGAGATGATCACGTCGTTCGACCCGGCCTCCTTCGCGCTCGAACCGGACGACGAGGTCGTCCTCGCGGGTACCGACGAGAGCGTGCATCGATTCGAGGAGACGTTTCTCGGCGAGTAA
- the hemG gene encoding protoporphyrinogen oxidase has product MTVGVVGAGMSGLALVRALEQHGEDVVAFEARTEPGGVVQSREVDGRVVELGPQRLRLTPGLESMIDDYDLRESLRYGADDQPIYVYHDGDLKVAPLSVREAITTDLISPLGKLRMLLEPLFGPPKPDETVDEFLVRKFGKQAARRYAGPLYSGLYGTDPRDMLMAYSLGRVLEKRGVERSILLKVLESVRSDRETPPIVSFDDGIGELVDALSEAHADSIHLGTPVEAIRPVDGRDGPNRDGDCGAGDGGGDTARYELETAEETVRVDDVVVTTPAPIAAELLEPVDADLAATLERFTYNPIGLVFLDSDFGGRGLGTLVPPDADDVSISGLTWNASILDRDRLYTAYLDPLSYPPLLEATDGELGQVAAREFERITGAPAEPIHVHRWEPGMPAYDRSWTAMDDLEPPAGIHFCASYVGRPGIPGRIRNATALADRLAGGADG; this is encoded by the coding sequence ATGACCGTCGGAGTCGTCGGCGCGGGGATGTCCGGACTGGCGCTCGTGCGCGCACTGGAACAGCACGGCGAAGACGTCGTGGCCTTCGAGGCGCGGACCGAGCCGGGCGGCGTCGTCCAGAGTCGCGAGGTCGACGGCCGCGTCGTCGAACTCGGGCCGCAACGGCTGCGCCTCACACCGGGCCTCGAGTCGATGATCGACGACTACGACCTGCGCGAGAGCCTCCGGTACGGCGCCGACGACCAGCCGATCTACGTCTACCACGACGGCGACCTGAAGGTCGCGCCGCTGTCGGTCCGCGAGGCGATCACGACCGACCTCATCAGCCCGCTGGGCAAGCTCCGGATGCTGCTCGAACCGCTGTTCGGTCCGCCGAAGCCGGACGAGACCGTCGACGAGTTCCTCGTCCGGAAGTTCGGCAAGCAGGCGGCTCGACGCTACGCCGGCCCGCTGTACAGCGGCCTCTACGGCACCGACCCGCGCGACATGCTGATGGCGTACTCGCTCGGTCGCGTCCTCGAGAAACGCGGCGTCGAGCGCAGCATCCTCCTGAAGGTACTCGAATCGGTTCGATCCGACCGCGAGACGCCGCCGATCGTCTCCTTCGACGACGGGATCGGCGAACTCGTCGACGCCCTGTCCGAGGCCCACGCCGATTCGATCCACCTGGGGACGCCGGTCGAGGCGATCCGGCCGGTCGACGGACGTGACGGGCCGAACAGGGACGGCGACTGTGGGGCCGGGGACGGGGGTGGCGACACAGCTCGCTACGAACTCGAGACGGCCGAGGAGACCGTGCGCGTCGACGACGTCGTCGTGACCACGCCGGCACCGATCGCGGCCGAGTTACTCGAACCGGTCGACGCCGACCTCGCCGCGACCCTCGAACGATTCACCTACAACCCGATCGGGCTGGTCTTTCTCGATTCCGACTTCGGGGGCCGGGGCCTCGGCACGCTCGTCCCGCCGGACGCCGACGACGTCTCGATCAGCGGACTGACCTGGAACGCCAGCATCCTCGATCGCGACCGCCTCTACACCGCCTACCTCGATCCGCTGTCGTACCCGCCGCTGCTAGAGGCGACCGACGGCGAACTCGGCCAGGTCGCGGCGCGGGAGTTCGAGCGCATCACCGGCGCACCCGCCGAACCCATCCACGTCCACCGCTGGGAGCCGGGCATGCCCGCCTACGACCGCTCCTGGACCGCGATGGACGACCTCGAACCCCCGGCAGGGATCCACTTCTGTGCCAGCTACGTGGGCCGACCCGGGATCCCCGGCCGGATCCGCAACGCGACGGCCCTCGCCGACCGACTCGCCGGCGGCGCCGACGGATGA
- a CDS encoding universal stress protein — protein MFDRVLVPVDDREPSSVALTYALEVAAAHDATAHLLYVADTNKPSQVQYQGAVLDVLEREGDGVLADARERATNAAVTVDDELVQGDPRHEIVAAAERADLVVMGTHGRSGIDAYLLGSVTEHVVRTTEMPVVTVREAATWTYPHERVLVPFDGSPHARDALDLARRVAADTGATLHLLGVVDEPTFGAFGSSTGAEDARDLLDNAAADVGDVSVETRVESGAVPETIRTVATDAGVDLIVMGTHGRQGVNERLLGSTTDRVLRSAPVPVLTIGSQADD, from the coding sequence ATGTTCGACCGAGTGCTCGTCCCCGTCGACGATCGCGAACCGTCGTCAGTCGCCCTCACGTACGCGCTCGAGGTCGCGGCCGCACACGACGCGACGGCCCACCTGCTGTACGTCGCGGACACGAACAAGCCCAGCCAGGTGCAGTACCAGGGTGCCGTCCTCGACGTCCTCGAGCGGGAAGGCGACGGAGTGCTCGCAGACGCCCGCGAGCGGGCGACGAACGCAGCGGTGACCGTCGACGACGAACTCGTCCAGGGCGATCCGCGCCACGAGATCGTCGCCGCGGCCGAACGCGCCGACCTCGTGGTGATGGGGACCCACGGCCGGAGCGGGATCGACGCCTACCTGCTGGGAAGCGTCACGGAACACGTCGTCAGAACGACCGAGATGCCCGTGGTGACGGTCCGCGAGGCGGCGACGTGGACGTACCCCCACGAGCGGGTCCTCGTCCCGTTCGACGGCAGTCCCCACGCCCGCGACGCGCTCGATCTGGCGCGGAGGGTCGCCGCGGACACCGGAGCGACGCTCCATCTACTCGGCGTCGTCGACGAACCCACCTTCGGTGCCTTCGGCTCGTCGACGGGTGCTGAAGACGCCCGCGACCTCCTCGACAACGCCGCGGCCGACGTCGGTGACGTTTCCGTTGAGACACGCGTCGAGAGCGGCGCCGTTCCGGAGACGATTCGGACGGTCGCGACGGACGCCGGGGTCGATCTGATCGTCATGGGCACCCACGGTCGCCAGGGGGTCAACGAGCGGCTCCTCGGCTCGACCACCGACCGCGTGCTCCGGAGTGCCCCGGTTCCGGTGCTGACGATCGGGTCCCAGGCCGACGACTGA
- a CDS encoding ATP-binding protein, translated as MERFVDRHRELSRLRDCYESDDAEMVVIFGRRRLGKTQLVQHSLSDQDDAVVYQATETTSQIQRDEFVDVAADTFPGITAIKQNWESLLGYLGDHDGIVVLDEFPYLIDADESLPSVIQRLWDQRLQNTSGTLVLVGSSISMMEDATLLGNSPLYGRFTEKIDLRPLDFAAAQEFLPDDYSPEEQIFTWSIFGGVPYYLDGVTLDRDLGAVLTKEVLSQKGYLHNEPEYVLRTELTDPNRYFAILTTIAAGKTTANEIAQAVGIDGKQISTYTQKLERLRLVEREVPLTEEKAKSRRGRYRIRDPLFRFWFRFVYGNEDRYERLGKDAYEAVIEPELPDFVSQEFETLCQDALPDLFPEETFLDIGRWWYKEHEVDVVGFTADGTMVAGECKFTNAPLDYSALASLEAHSAEIRWTPDTGDTDMQYALFTRSGVTQSVQEAASERDEVHVFDLRDVTQHA; from the coding sequence ATGGAACGCTTCGTGGATCGGCACCGAGAACTCTCACGACTGCGTGACTGTTACGAATCCGACGATGCCGAGATGGTGGTTATCTTCGGTCGGCGACGACTCGGGAAAACACAGCTCGTCCAGCACTCACTTTCCGACCAGGACGACGCCGTCGTCTACCAAGCCACGGAGACCACGTCGCAGATACAACGTGACGAATTCGTCGATGTTGCGGCCGACACGTTTCCTGGGATTACGGCGATCAAACAGAACTGGGAATCCCTTTTGGGGTATCTTGGCGACCACGACGGGATCGTGGTCCTCGACGAATTCCCCTACCTCATCGATGCTGACGAAAGCCTCCCGTCGGTTATCCAACGGCTGTGGGATCAACGCCTCCAGAACACCTCGGGAACGCTCGTTCTAGTCGGATCCTCGATTAGCATGATGGAGGACGCGACACTCCTCGGAAACAGCCCGCTGTACGGGCGGTTTACCGAGAAAATCGACCTCCGACCACTCGATTTCGCAGCCGCTCAGGAGTTCCTTCCGGACGACTACTCGCCCGAAGAGCAAATTTTCACGTGGAGCATTTTCGGCGGTGTCCCGTACTACCTTGACGGTGTCACTCTCGATCGGGATCTCGGAGCCGTCCTCACTAAGGAGGTCCTCTCTCAGAAGGGGTACCTCCACAATGAACCGGAGTACGTCCTCCGAACTGAACTCACAGACCCGAATCGATACTTTGCGATCCTCACGACGATCGCTGCAGGGAAGACGACAGCAAACGAGATTGCGCAAGCAGTCGGGATCGACGGGAAGCAGATTTCGACGTACACCCAAAAATTGGAACGGCTCCGACTCGTCGAGCGTGAGGTTCCACTAACCGAAGAGAAAGCGAAATCACGCCGCGGACGCTATCGAATCCGTGATCCGCTGTTTCGCTTCTGGTTCCGCTTCGTCTACGGTAACGAAGACCGATACGAACGGTTGGGTAAAGACGCCTACGAGGCGGTTATCGAACCAGAACTCCCTGACTTCGTGAGCCAAGAATTCGAGACGCTCTGTCAGGATGCGCTGCCAGATCTGTTTCCCGAGGAGACGTTCCTCGATATCGGCCGCTGGTGGTACAAGGAGCACGAAGTTGACGTCGTCGGCTTTACGGCAGACGGAACCATGGTCGCGGGGGAGTGTAAGTTCACGAACGCACCCCTCGACTACAGTGCGCTCGCTTCACTCGAAGCCCATTCTGCGGAAATCCGTTGGACACCAGATACTGGCGATACCGATATGCAATACGCATTGTTCACGCGGAGCGGCGTCACACAATCCGTACAGGAAGCGGCCTCCGAACGCGACGAGGTACACGTGTTCGACCTACGCGACGTCACACAACACGCCTGA